One window of Mesorhizobium sp. PAMC28654 genomic DNA carries:
- the rbsK gene encoding ribokinase, whose product MAAGKPIVILGVFVADTAYRAQRQPRIGETILGTSFKLGPGGKGSNQAVAAGKLGADVTFLTRLGVDPFADMARQTWGLAGVKSAVIDTSESYTGAAYIFVEETTGNNAIIVSPGAAMLISPGDIEANAGLIRSAGIFVTQLEQPIDAAMRALEIAHGAGVTTILNPAPAARLPDRVYTLCDYVTPNETEAEELTGIKVSSVDDARRAAAKLLEKGVGTVIVTLGEKGALLHTADRSDHVAAVNAGAVVETTGAGDAFNGGLAAALSRGMEPLQAAGFACAVAGISVTRPGTAPSMPTLLEVEALLAKA is encoded by the coding sequence ATGGCCGCCGGCAAGCCTATCGTCATCTTGGGCGTCTTCGTCGCCGACACCGCCTATCGGGCGCAGCGGCAGCCTCGCATTGGCGAGACCATTCTCGGCACATCCTTCAAGCTTGGCCCCGGAGGCAAGGGGTCGAACCAGGCCGTCGCGGCAGGAAAGCTTGGTGCCGACGTCACTTTCCTGACGCGCCTCGGGGTCGATCCCTTCGCGGATATGGCCAGGCAAACCTGGGGGCTGGCAGGCGTGAAAAGCGCTGTCATCGACACCTCGGAAAGCTATACGGGCGCCGCCTATATCTTCGTGGAGGAAACGACCGGCAACAATGCCATCATTGTCAGTCCCGGCGCGGCCATGCTGATTTCGCCCGGTGACATCGAGGCCAACGCGGGCCTGATCCGCTCCGCCGGCATCTTCGTCACCCAACTCGAACAGCCGATCGACGCGGCAATGCGGGCGCTGGAGATCGCGCACGGAGCAGGTGTAACGACGATCCTCAATCCGGCGCCGGCGGCAAGACTTCCAGACCGCGTCTACACGCTTTGCGACTATGTCACGCCCAACGAGACCGAGGCCGAGGAACTGACCGGCATCAAGGTCTCATCCGTCGACGATGCTCGTCGCGCCGCCGCCAAGCTGCTCGAAAAGGGTGTCGGCACGGTGATTGTTACGCTTGGCGAAAAAGGCGCGCTACTGCACACCGCCGATCGTTCCGATCATGTCGCCGCCGTCAACGCCGGCGCCGTGGTCGAGACCACCGGTGCCGGCGACGCCTTCAATGGCGGACTGGCCGCCGCGCTGTCGAGAGGAATGGAGCCGCTACAGGCTGCCGGCTTCGCTTGCGCGGTAGCTGGCATTTCGGTCACACGGCCCGGCACCGCGCCATCCATGCCGACACTGCTGGAGGTGGAGGCCTTGCTCGCCAAGGCCTGA
- a CDS encoding RbsD/FucU family protein, whose translation MLKGISPLLNADVLQALRAMGHGDDLIIADTNFPSDSVARQTVLGRLLRIDAPAAEVVKAVLSLYPLDTFVDDSAARMEIVGKPDEIPPVQTEVQKEIDAAEGKSWPMLPVERYAFYERSKQAYCVIQTGERRFYGCFAFRKGVVPPDAE comes from the coding sequence ATGCTCAAAGGTATCAGTCCGCTGCTCAATGCCGATGTGCTTCAGGCGCTGCGGGCGATGGGGCACGGCGACGACCTGATCATCGCCGACACCAATTTTCCTTCGGATTCCGTGGCGCGCCAGACCGTGTTGGGCCGGCTGCTGCGCATCGACGCGCCGGCGGCCGAGGTCGTAAAGGCGGTGCTGTCGCTCTACCCGCTGGACACTTTTGTCGACGATTCCGCCGCCCGCATGGAGATCGTCGGCAAGCCGGATGAGATCCCGCCGGTACAGACGGAAGTGCAGAAGGAAATCGATGCGGCTGAAGGAAAGTCCTGGCCGATGTTGCCGGTCGAACGCTACGCTTTCTACGAACGTTCCAAGCAGGCCTATTGTGTCATCCAGACCGGCGAGCGCCGCTTCTATGGCTGCTTTGCCTTCCGCAAGGGTGTGGTCCCGCCGGATGCGGAGTAG